The window ATTGGCTAAGTGGAGAACCAAATGGTCTAAATGAATACTGTGTGGTTGAGATTCCTGGACATCTGTGGGTAGATGTTACCTGTGCTTCTGAGCGCTCTTTCATCTGCCAAGAAGGTAATAGTTCAATATATCACAAATTAGGCAATATACCTcgacagagagagatgcagaacTTGATATCAGCTTTGACTTAGTTGTATGCAAGACCACAGGTTGAGAGCCAAATATAATCAGAGCAAGCTTAAATTCAGGGCAACATTACAACTGGAGTAGGACATTGCTTTCAGAAGCATGAGtctcgctggctgtgttgtccgagctgtataaacatggacgggacagccggctcctcccctggggtattaaagctgttttagtcaaggactaaggagaaaagagaggataaCAAAGCCTACTCACTGCTGATTTGTCAcataagagtttttagatcacagtcattctgtgtaaatgtacaagcaatgtgaagctacgagctaacaaaAATGTGCGAGCACAagcctgctaacacaaacatgaaatttTGTTCCAGCagcttgtgcttgtgtgttgCATTTGATATCAGTGTTTCCAACAcaatagacgatacctgggcagGCCGCCAAAGTATATTTCTGGCCACCCAAGTATATTGGcgacctttttttatttcatttttcatttattcataaaattgctgcatgAATGATAGCACGAGAACGGGGGAGAAATAGAGCGTGCAAGAGAGTGCAGGAGCTTGCAATTTGCCTCACGGCTCCGAGCAACAAAACTCCTGTTAAAAAGCAAAATCACAAGAGCAGAATCCCATCACcttcaaagaaagagagagagaaggccgACTGTCCGTACACCCTTCTTGTAAATGCAGCGATTGCCTTGCTCTGATGAAACTGTTGCATCTTAtggctttcttttaaaaatgttcatgtactgCTACTTGCTGCTGATGCTTGTAAATtacggaatatcgagtggaacttttcaaaacgcgaggcgaactctgatataaatacaaacctaaaattaaaatatacCCTAAGAGTAGagtaaaaaaactaaaatatgttgattatgtgagggttggtaatttcctccagatacactttttaagattttggttgaaattgtcttttggttctgacagaaatgaataattaagctgccctgaaaaaaacaaagaaaatctgtcatctgtagcaatTGTAAGTCTCTAAAAATTTCGACCATTGTCTGACaagaggtaccaatctgatgaaccaatcagacgcctccctgtctccctgctcgttctctacccatTGCGTGCACTATCCCACACTCAAAAGGTGTCACCGATGACGgcgtttatactgtgagttaaCTTACCGCAGAATGATACATGAGATGATTTAGTTTCtgcacaatgcaagagatgagctgaggccCACTTCTGGAGCAAGGTCAGCGCtcatgcatgtaagtgaggggcgtggcttttgagggagcacagaggggagagggtgtgtgtagacggggcactgagggaatgctactttcaaaatcatgctagtttttcgAAAATTGCCAACCCATCCTTTAATAGATGTTGTATAGCtcattttaatggtttttatCTAAATGTGCTTCTCTTTGATTTGTCATTATATGTTTGTTGATTGTCTAGATCCAGAATTTAAGTCTGTGATAAGGATGGAATTTCGGACAGCCGCTGACTTGACAGATCCAGCTATCAACGCAAAGCTTCTGGCTCAGGTGAACCTCCCTTTTAGTTTCTCCAGTTTCTCTACAGTGGGTTCATCACCAGGGTTATGAAACTTCCAAATTGTCACGCTTCAATTCAATTCCTGGGTTCACGATTCAGTTCAAAATTGACTTTCACTTCAAACTGATTCCAGATTCACAATACAGTCCCAATCTGTTACAAAGGGGTTCTTATTTTAGGGTCGACTTCAGTCTGCTGTGCACTTTATTATTTGAGAGTCACATTATTATTTCAACATAAGAAGCTCAATAAAATGTGCTCAAGATATTTCAGCTATTATATCTGTTACGTTTTTATCGGctgaacacacagaggagagcctaaaacaaagataaaaaaaatgtatttgtcactTGCAGAATATGAACACAATCTGTGGGCTTTACACAGCTAATTAAATATCTTAAGCTTGCCAGTGACATAGTGATATTGTTGATGGTGCTACTCGAAGCTTGCTTTCAATGAAAACAGGATGGACCGAATGCCCTGCTGCTCCATACTAAGTAGAGGCACTATGTTAGTATGACAAACAAAGCCATACATTACAGACGCTGAGAACTAGTTAATGTCAACAGCTCAACTGTCTAGCCAGGACCGAAACACCTCCTGCTGCATCAGTGTACCAAGGAACGTGGAGAGGGTGCACGGAGGGGAAATGCTAGCAGGCGCGTTTGTTGTGCTCAAACTGGCTTATGCTGAAAACATACTTGGGACAAGCATGTTTCTgaattttgtttgttcttcctCAGCTGGATGTGGAATTGAAAAGGTATGGACTGCCTCAGACCAAACTGAGATGGAAGATTCGgcccaaaaaacagaaaaacaacaacaaaaaagaacttCAGTGCACTGGGGGTTCTTAATTTCTTTTCCCAGccaaacacaaagtcagaccAAGGCCGCCCATAAGGAGGGAAAGAGGGGAAAGTTTTCTGGGGCCCAGTTACAGACTGCATACTAAGTAAAGGcagcaggatttaaaaaagtgaatagCAAAAGAGTTTCTAAATCAAGTCAAACTTCCAAAACCATAATGACTCATAAAGAGTGCTTACATTTGAATTCAAGACGTTTCCAACATCAAAAGGTTACCTCTTCTCGATACCACATTTTCATATGGAAATAGAAGCCTTAAAGAAACATCTAGATGTTGTGCTTAGTtggttgttattgttgttgggTGTCTACATTTGGGCTTTGGTCTCTGTGTAGTAACGATGGTGTCTTGTAAGCCTGTTTGGGGCTGGACACATTGTTTATGAATGAcacaataatcaaatcaaattagaAGCTTTCCAAAAGTGAACCTGCAGATGTGATTTGTTTCCAGCATTGGGCAATGGCTGGTGATAACCATTAATAACAGAGAAATAtgcagttttgttgttttgattaacaataaaatcaatCTGGTAGAGTTAAGAATGGACTCTTATTAATAATAGTAGCACAAACTCccttgtttcttcttttgtggTACTTTCAATATATTTTTGTCCCCTTACCTATTTCCCTGTTGGGTAGGTTTCCTTTATATGATCAGATATAATCCTTATACTGTACTTCCCCTTTCTGTAATTGTTTTAATCCCCATCAATGTTTTAATTCCTTCCTATACTTGTCAAGATGTCAATGAACTACCATTGAAAAATAGTTGTTTTGAGAGTGATATCTACTATTAGCCTAAAGTAACTGCACGCTcgtgtatttatatatatttagggTTTCTGGGCCTTTCTTGAACAGGACagatgaagagaaacagaaaatgtgttgaCGAGAGAGTACGGTATGATATGCAGTAACGGGCTGATgccagattcaaacccatggcctCTGCAATGAGGACTACACCCTCTGCACGTGGGGCCGGCTTCATAACCGCCAGGCTATTGGCACTCAAGCTAGTGTACTTTGCAATGTATAATTACTTTTGGTGTAGGATCTGGTGGTGGCAATATAATTAACAtggatttcatgtttttattttattattagatTTGCATAGCTGAATGTATAGTTTAATTTGTCAAACCCCGCCCTCCTTAGTTACTTTTACTATAAAGACTAAATTCCGTTATTGATGTTTTGCTGCAGTTTGTGCTGTTGTTTGATTTCCCTTGTAGGAAGGATTTGGAGCAatcagtaaaataagataatggtTTTGTTTGCTATATATATTTATCGTGTTACCTTTCTGTATATATATTCAGTTAATGTTTTGCCACAGTTGAACTtgtgtaaaaataaagtatgttgttgttttgatgtgtgtcaaagaaaataaacaatggTTATTGGTGAAGACAATCACTTGTGACAGTGTCTTTCCCTTCCAATCAACACAACACTTAAGTCCACATTACACGATTTTATGCTGCTATCTCACACTGAGTCTAAACTTCGACTTGTGAAGAGGGTGAATATcatccgatgtgtccttggaaggacacttaaccccaagtagCTCCCACTGGTTTGTCGGCaacgtatgaatgtgtatgaatgggattagttacttctgatggccacataacaacctctgccatcagcgtgtgaatatgtatgaatgtgtaggtgtgatgtggtgtaaaagcgtgttgagtagtcagaagactagaaaagcgctatacaagctcaagtccatttaccaagtcCATGCATAAAGAAAATTACTAGCAggcttttgcaaaaaaaaaagccttaaaagTCTGTTAAAGCATAAGcctgacagggcaaatagcTAGTAAGAGTTTAAGATTTTTGGGGTGGCAAATCAGATTGCCACCCCTGTGTACACACCCCTGTTTAGTACACACCAAGGTATTAGCGTTCCCATTGTTGCTATGTTAGCCtattacaattattattattattgtttgtcATCAAATGTTTACTGAAAttaaattacacaaaacatgaaatacacAAGATAGAGCAAATGACACaacatgcaaaaaataaaaattggcTACAACTAGTTATAGAAGCATGTTATATATTACCATATAACAATAAGACAGCCTTTTGTccagaacataaaaaaaacaacaacaacatacctTTTGGGCTTATAGTTCAATCAACCAtccccaaccccccaccccaGAACCTGCAGgataataatagtaaaaaaaGATATTGTTAGACAGTGTCTATATCAGAGTCATTATCTTCTCcagagtcctttttttttaacctttgtcAAACTATTGTTTACAAAGCTGGTCGCACGGTTGTAGACATTGGCTTTGAGTTCAAGGAGCATGATCCAAATTTTAGAGAAAGAATGAATTTATACAAGGTCAATGGTATGACAAAGAATATGCCAAAGGctgaatgtatttatgtttgcattttaagcaagcagcaacctccagagTTAtataatgaagccaatgcggaagtgaaaaaaactgcagttccttgggTGTTCACTTGTGGCTTGCTCCaaaagtcccatacacaccccatGTTATAATGTCCATTTAGACataagaaacaaacatgttcacagcctggtttgaaataaaaaagattttggtctgaatagttGATGTCTTTATTGGCATACGATGCAttctgactgacaggcaggaTTGCTGTAGCTGTTGTCATGAGGCTTAAGGCCCACTAAGACTTCATCCTGTGATTTAATAACACCTCAGTGCAGACCAAGCCTTCGTCCAAGCCAAAGTGACATTCGTCTTGGTACTAATTTGGATAATGAAATATGTTAAAGCCCTATTTGTGCACAGCACCAGACACTCTGAGACAAGTGCTGGATCATTCCTTGGAGAAACAAGCCAGTCCAAGCTTGGTGGATTTTCTGACCGTAAATCCTTGATCTGAATGCTGGGAATACAAGTGAGTACAGTTTAATTTAAAGACCTTTTTGTGCCCTGCCAACTAAAAGAATATGCTCCTTACTGTTTGTATaataactatttttattttaagccgTAGGATTTTaagccttttattttgaaaaacagacatcaTCTACGCAtgtttacctttaaaaaaacattcaactaTATGATTGCAAATGTATACAAGTCTCAAAACAAGTATATAAAACTAAAAACGTATTTTCGTAATTTTATTGTATCAGATATGCACTTTGATTTAGTATATGTAATGCTGTCTTCACATTTAttaatgttttgttctgtttcttattttcatgttgtttcttttacttttcaGTGAAGTCAGAGATGGATTTGAGATTGGCTTTACTTTTATCCGTCTTTGGTAAGAGCTTTAATCTTTTTAATCATTGTattgttgattttttaaattcagtttccAGTTTTTAAGCCACTAAACTGTAGATAACCTTTAAATATCCATTTAACCTTTATTCATACTCGAGAGCTCATTGAGAGGGAACCCTCAACTACAATGACATCGAGTCATTACAGGAACaattaaaagattttaaaataaatcattaaacgAACCAGAAGAAAGATAAATACAAGACTGCTAAATCAATAGctaagacatttaaaaaaaataagtaaatgctataatgttagaaaaaaaataaagtgagctcaagaataataaaataaaataacaaaataaatataaataaatgaaacaaacttatgttacaaaaagaggTTTGGAGGTTTTAAAAATAGGTTTCTAAAATCCCACAAAGGTAAAAGTTCATTTTCCTCAGGGAGATATAGGATCTTATTCCAAGAGTCCggtgcagaataagaaaaagctgATTTTCCCAAAAGGTATAAGTTAATTTCCCTCAAGGAGATGTGATattaatatacattttatttaaaggcacctttcaaagcactcaaggtcaccttacaaagcagagataaaaacaacaaagtaacaatacatcgataaaagtttaaaaagatgtgttttgagatgagatttaaaaacGGAGAGAGTCAATATTACAGATGTGtaatgtgattttctttattgcaAAGTAAGATTTTCTGCAGTTCTGATCTGACTTGAGGATCATTCAACAGTAACTGCTTTGAGAACCCAACCGTGTTGTACAAGTTACAATGATGTGTATCATAGGGTCACCAACACTAAGAAGATTCACGTGTGACACGCAGGGctgaaaatgtgcaaaagcTCTCAGATTTTGTCAGACTTTTGAACCATAGTGTTCATTCAGATACGCAGACAAAAGTTCCAGAGGAGGATCGATGTTATGAATAAACGATCTAATACTTTAAATAGTATTGAAAAGTTACAGCAGTTTAAATGGCTTTCTTACTAAATGGCAAaaatgtgtgtacattttgtacATGGCTCAGGTAATTGGTAAGTActtggttattttttttctctccctcttatATACAATATGTTCACATCATGTTTCTAAAGAAAACAGATTGAAAAGCCTTCAGAAATGATTCAGACTAGCAGATGCAGACATTATTTTTGCATCATAGTTTGCTCTTAATCATACTCCACAGGATTTTGCAGCCCTTCTCTTTACATGCATCGACAGTTTCACTACATCAACTTGAAAATGACCTGGGCCGACGCTCAACATTACTGCAGAGATAAGTACACCGACCTGGCTACCATTGAAAGCGTGTCTGACATTAGCAGGCTCAACAGACCTGGCATCTCAAAAGCATGGATTGGACTACATGACGATCCGGAGGCCTGGAAGATGACTATGGGCAATGAAACAATCTCCTGGAGATGGTCAACTACTGGTGTAACCAGCAAAACTGGTTATTACAGCTGGCAAATAAATCAGCCAGATAACGGTCCCAGAGCAGAGTCTTGTGTGCAAGCAACAGCTGATGGTAAATGGGATGCTGTGAACTGTTACCGACGATGGTATTTTGTATGTTACACAGGTAAGATCGATTTTACATGATTTTAAGAGTTACTCTGAGCTCCAGCGTCTTTTTTCCATcattttcaatgagtagagagcttttgcagcagaaaactgccgcctggagaaaaagcgcagcaCCTCGCATACTCAGAGTGTTCCGCCTTTTTTGTGCGACCGCTCCGAGctctcaagttgaaaatctttcaacttttcaaaaagGCGCAGTTGACGTCACCTGCACTCTTTTCCAATtgtttgatattccctgtagttttgcTGCCTATAGATTgagtcttgtacccacatcctctttgctctgtgtctgatcgggtaaaaaacaatctcaaatataaaacatgcagtaaaaagtaatggAGCAGTGTCGGTCTTACAGCGGCCATcatcaacagactgttgtcatagagacaggagggACGTCCGGCGCTTTTCATCTACTAATCAACACATAACCGTATATAATGCTTAGAAGCACTACCAGGTTCAagatactttatttgtacctgaAGGTAGATTTGACCATCTTCTCttgatttttgactttttttgtattatagCTACAAGTCCTGGAAGCCAGAAAACATATGTCATGATCAGAAGAGCGGAGAATTGGAAGAATGCCCAGACATACTGCAGAAGACACCACACTGACCTGGCTATGATCGAGAATGCTGAGGAAAACTCAAATGTGATGTCACTACATGCGGGTACGGTGTGGATTGGCTTGTATCCAGAAGCATGGAGGTGGTCCGACAACAGTGACATCTCCTTCAGAAACTGGAAAGAGGAACAGCCATATAACTACAATGAGAAGAACTGTGTGATGAGTAATGAGCAATACCAATGGGAGGACCTAAATTGTAAAGCTGAACTTCCGTTCTGGTGCCAGGAAGGTGAAAACCATTCTAGTTCATGTTGCtactttttagtttttgagTCAAAAATAATTCTCTCCTCCCTTGGTTGTCACATGTTTCTGTGTAGTCCCCAAACAGCACAGCTTGATGAAGTTGAAGTTTCAGACTGATGCGGACATTTCAGATCCAGCTATAAACGCAAAGCTCCTGCAACAGGTAAAACTCCATCCAGTTGTTTTCCAATCAAAGTCTGTGTACTGAAATGTACTGATTTGTCTGACCCTTCGATGCCTTACAAATCATGATGCCAATGGCCTAAATGCTGAATTCCCCTAATTCTTCAATGACTTCCTGCTTTATGAAAGTAGATTCTCAAAACACTAACATTGTGTTTAACAATGCCTTTCTAATTAAATATCTATTATCTCTCAGCTAGAGACTTTGCTTCGTGAAAGGACGGGACTGGCTCACGTAAAACTGAAGTGGAAGATTCAACCCagaaaacaagaggaagagaaggagaaagccAAGGATCAGTGCACACTGAAGTGAAGGCAGGCTAAAGTTTTAAGCCTCTTTGGGTTCGGTTGAAGGGTAGCGTCATCAACTTATTtcattgcagcttgtaaacaaaacatttaatctgggcccctcctcctgggctcatcgccacactcactgcaggacgtagtatTTACTTTTGaatgtatccactcctaaactcacctggcCGCTATCATTGGCTGaaagaaacacaccagctccccacCTAGAagcgtcccgagtcaaccaaaacaaaccaacaaatgAAAATCCGGGCAGAGtcgggtctctgcagacacagtcactaCCTGTACTCACATGTATGGAGACCCAGAAGTGATGACTGAGTGACATGACTTTTTGTATAAggctatattttatttttcaggaaaAAGCTACTGGCTCTTTCTTTCCTAACTTTCACTAAAGACAACACTTACGGGGTTTGCTGAAGGAAATTTTGCATAGTTTCAACCATA is drawn from Labrus bergylta chromosome 8, fLabBer1.1, whole genome shotgun sequence and contains these coding sequences:
- the LOC136179815 gene encoding putative C-type lectin domain family 20 member A gives rise to the protein MHRQFHYINLKMTWADAQHYCRDKYTDLATIESVSDISRLNRPGISKAWIGLHDDPEAWKMTMGNETISWRWSTTGVTSKTGYYSWQINQPDNGPRAESCVQATADGKWDAVNCYRRWYFVCYTATSPGSQKTYVMIRRAENWKNAQTYCRRHHTDLAMIENAEENSNVMSLHAGTVWIGLYPEAWRWSDNSDISFRNWKEEQPYNYNEKNCVMSNEQYQWEDLNCKAELPFWCQ